One window of Anaerolineales bacterium genomic DNA carries:
- a CDS encoding class I SAM-dependent methyltransferase, which produces MDFDHFSFIAPLYARVTYSKTDVMREVASLPVQGRLLDVGGGTGRVASALREFVDEIVLADVSFGMLTRAPRPALTPVCGVSELLPFPDSSFERIIMVDALHHVENHSRTADEMFRVLKPGGILVIEEPDIRTFGVKLIAIAEKLLLMRSHFLAPDAIMKLFRNGEKETKTADGTAWVIIRK; this is translated from the coding sequence ATGGACTTCGACCATTTTTCTTTCATCGCGCCGCTTTATGCCCGCGTGACCTATTCCAAAACCGATGTGATGCGCGAAGTTGCATCCCTTCCGGTTCAGGGAAGGCTGTTGGATGTGGGCGGCGGGACGGGACGGGTTGCCTCCGCATTACGGGAATTTGTGGATGAAATTGTCCTTGCCGATGTTTCATTTGGGATGTTAACCCGCGCGCCCCGCCCTGCGCTGACGCCTGTATGCGGCGTTTCGGAGCTTTTGCCTTTCCCCGACTCCTCCTTCGAGCGGATCATCATGGTGGACGCCCTGCATCATGTCGAGAATCATTCGCGCACAGCGGACGAAATGTTCCGCGTGTTGAAGCCGGGCGGAATTCTCGTCATCGAAGAGCCGGATATCCGTACCTTCGGCGTGAAATTGATCGCCATTGCCGAGAAGTTATTGCTGATGCGCAGTCACTTCCTTGCGCCGGACGCGATCATGAAATTATTCAGGAATGGGGAGAAGGAAACAAAAACGGCCGATGGCACAGCCTGGGTAATAATACGAAAGTAG
- a CDS encoding acyl-CoA dehydrogenase family protein, producing MDFELSEEQKTWKKIVHDYAEKELRPKAREVDEKEEFNWEAVRKGGPVGLLGLNIPEEYGGSNVDSISNSIAMEELGWGCGSTALAFTAHNGLGTAPIAIYGSEELKKKWLPLVATGKNKLGSLALTEPGAGSDIQGGVLTRAARDGDEWVINGSKMWNTNASIAEYIITLVRTDPKGGSKSLSMILVPTDAKGLTIHPAEKKMGLRGSPTHSVTYEDVRVPLGYMIGPEGRGLQQTLATLDAGRISIGAISVGLARGAMEAAISYAKERKAFNQSIADFQAIQFKIANMEVEIELARTYIYKASWLKDQGRPYSKEAAIAKLYATEMAERVIYDAIQIHGGFGYSREYHVERMYRDARLMTIGEGTSEINRLVISRHVLAG from the coding sequence ATGGATTTCGAGCTAAGTGAGGAACAAAAGACGTGGAAGAAGATCGTCCATGATTACGCGGAAAAGGAACTGCGGCCGAAAGCCCGCGAAGTGGACGAAAAAGAGGAATTCAACTGGGAAGCTGTCCGCAAAGGCGGACCGGTGGGACTGCTGGGATTGAACATCCCGGAAGAGTACGGCGGCTCCAACGTCGACTCGATCTCGAACTCGATCGCGATGGAGGAACTTGGCTGGGGCTGCGGTTCGACGGCGCTGGCATTCACCGCGCATAACGGGTTGGGCACCGCACCCATCGCCATTTATGGAAGCGAGGAGTTGAAAAAGAAATGGCTGCCGCTGGTCGCCACCGGGAAGAACAAACTCGGCTCGCTTGCCTTGACCGAGCCCGGCGCAGGTTCGGACATCCAGGGCGGGGTGTTGACCCGCGCCGCCAGAGACGGCGATGAGTGGGTCATCAACGGTTCGAAGATGTGGAACACCAATGCCAGCATCGCGGAATACATCATTACGCTCGTCCGCACGGACCCGAAGGGCGGCTCGAAGTCGTTGAGCATGATCCTCGTGCCCACCGACGCGAAGGGGTTGACCATTCATCCCGCCGAGAAGAAAATGGGGTTGCGCGGCTCCCCCACCCACTCCGTGACGTATGAGGATGTGCGCGTGCCGCTTGGATATATGATCGGTCCCGAGGGGCGCGGATTGCAGCAGACGCTTGCGACTCTCGATGCCGGGCGCATCAGCATCGGCGCGATCTCCGTCGGATTGGCGCGCGGCGCGATGGAAGCGGCGATCTCTTACGCAAAGGAAAGGAAAGCGTTCAACCAGTCCATTGCAGACTTTCAGGCGATCCAGTTCAAGATCGCGAACATGGAAGTGGAGATCGAACTCGCGCGCACGTATATCTACAAAGCCTCGTGGCTCAAGGATCAGGGGCGTCCATACAGCAAGGAAGCCGCGATTGCAAAGCTATACGCAACTGAAATGGCGGAGCGCGTGATCTATGATGCGATCCAGATCCATGGCGGGTTCGGTTACAGCCGCGAGTATCACGTGGAGCGCATGTACCGCGACGCGCGCCTGATGACCATCGGCGAAGGGACGAGCGAGATCAACCGGCTGGTCATTTCAAGGCATGTGCTGGCGGGTTAA